One genomic window of Hymenobacter sp. J193 includes the following:
- a CDS encoding ABC transporter permease produces MPFEPGQTDITFIATAPSAATQHWLGTDALGRDVLAELLYGSRTLVGVSLPATLLLTLLAVLLGGSAGYWGNTRLQLTRAQWLGSSYAALLTVLYLLLPTTDGTTVLAWLLWLLIGGALAWGVGRTNWGRTRKAVPLDSWILGIAAILGSVPRLILLVILAAVMPFSVVSAILMLGMLFWPGMMRLVRAEMLRVQALPYLEAARALGLTDGQLIWRHAWPALRGLVATSFLLYLTVIIGLETTLSFLSIGLPAEQASWGHLLAAARLAPEAWWVAAFPGVSVLLTLLSLRVVAGRKII; encoded by the coding sequence TTGCCGTTTGAGCCCGGCCAAACCGATATTACCTTCATAGCCACTGCGCCCAGCGCCGCCACCCAACACTGGCTGGGAACCGATGCGCTGGGTCGCGACGTGCTGGCCGAGCTGCTTTATGGCAGCCGCACACTGGTAGGAGTAAGCCTGCCCGCTACCTTACTGTTGACGCTGCTGGCAGTGCTTCTGGGCGGCAGCGCTGGCTACTGGGGAAACACCCGGCTCCAACTGACGCGGGCGCAATGGCTGGGCAGCAGCTATGCCGCCCTATTAACTGTGCTGTATTTACTGTTGCCAACCACTGATGGAACCACCGTGCTGGCGTGGCTGCTGTGGCTGCTCATTGGCGGGGCACTAGCCTGGGGAGTGGGCCGCACAAACTGGGGGCGTACCAGGAAAGCCGTGCCGCTGGATAGCTGGATCCTGGGCATAGCAGCCATACTGGGGTCCGTTCCCCGGCTTATTCTACTAGTGATTCTGGCGGCAGTTATGCCTTTCTCCGTGGTATCGGCCATCCTGATGTTGGGGATGCTGTTCTGGCCGGGCATGATGCGGCTGGTACGAGCCGAGATGCTGCGGGTGCAGGCCTTGCCTTACCTGGAAGCTGCCCGGGCACTGGGCCTCACGGACGGCCAGCTCATCTGGCGGCACGCCTGGCCGGCCCTGCGCGGTTTGGTGGCTACCTCCTTTCTGCTCTACCTCACTGTTATCATTGGGCTTGAAACCACTCTCTCCTTCTTAAGCATTGGCTTGCCCGCGGAGCAAGCCAGCTGGGGCCACCTGCTGGCCGCCGCCCGGCTGGCCCCGGAAGCCTGGTGGGTAGCTGCCTTCCCAGGCGTAAGCGTCCTGCTGACGCTACTCAGCCTGCGGGTTGTTGCCGGACGGAAAATAATATAG
- a CDS encoding ABC transporter permease, translated as MLGWLLLSTVFLLSRLAGSGSIVQLTSETDILSSRQFERQQAQQALQKRLGLNLPLFYLSVAPHPSYGPWLLAVRWHGQHNQYHQWLWQLAAGNLGSSYRDGRPVTAIISEALPNTLRLTLPAAVGSVALALWLGLRLARRRWWRPWVLSLCVALDAAPLFLVSTALLLLLANPDALPLFPAYGLPEPAGAESLWESGTRNLYYYTLPVSSLLLVTVPGLVLQLVAALGREAGSQYVITARAKGLSDKQVLRGHVLRNAALPFITLLTDLLPALLAGAVVVEVIFALPGMGRLLAEAVATRDYPVLLGGVALVAAARLVSYWLADVLYAWADPRLRRQATSPAHA; from the coding sequence ATGCTGGGGTGGCTGCTGCTTTCGACCGTATTCCTGCTTAGCCGACTGGCCGGCTCCGGCAGCATAGTGCAGCTTACGTCCGAAACCGACATTTTATCGTCACGGCAGTTCGAGCGCCAACAAGCCCAACAAGCTTTGCAAAAGCGCCTGGGTTTGAATTTACCGCTGTTTTACCTGTCGGTTGCTCCCCATCCTTCCTATGGCCCATGGCTTCTGGCAGTGCGCTGGCATGGCCAACACAACCAATACCACCAATGGCTGTGGCAGCTGGCAGCGGGCAACCTCGGCAGCTCCTACCGGGACGGACGACCGGTAACAGCCATCATCAGTGAAGCCTTGCCCAACACGCTTCGCCTTACGCTGCCGGCAGCTGTGGGCTCGGTAGCGCTGGCCCTCTGGCTGGGGCTGCGGCTGGCCCGACGGCGCTGGTGGCGCCCTTGGGTCCTGAGTTTGTGCGTGGCACTGGATGCGGCCCCGCTTTTCCTGGTTTCCACGGCCCTACTGCTGCTGCTCGCCAACCCCGACGCTCTTCCGCTGTTTCCGGCTTACGGCTTGCCGGAACCAGCCGGCGCCGAAAGCTTGTGGGAATCAGGCACCCGAAATCTGTACTATTACACGTTGCCTGTCAGTAGTTTGCTGCTCGTGACCGTGCCTGGCCTGGTCTTGCAACTGGTGGCGGCACTCGGGCGGGAAGCCGGAAGCCAGTACGTGATAACGGCACGAGCGAAGGGACTATCAGACAAGCAAGTGTTGCGGGGTCACGTGCTGCGCAATGCCGCGCTGCCGTTTATCACCCTGCTTACTGATTTGCTGCCGGCGCTGCTGGCCGGCGCGGTAGTGGTGGAAGTAATTTTTGCCCTTCCTGGTATGGGCCGACTGCTGGCTGAAGCCGTCGCCACCCGCGACTATCCGGTGCTGCTGGGCGGCGTGGCCCTGGTAGCAGCGGCCCGACTGGTATCGTACTGGCTGGCCGACGTCCTCTATGCCTGGGCCGACCCGCGCCTGCGCCGCCAGGCTACTTCCCCAGCTCATGCGTAG
- a CDS encoding ABC transporter substrate-binding protein, translating to MLGLWFRSALLVLLLGACKPTPPPAAQVRIRWPRDPESLHPHMLANAVAVQAINLTYQSLLAVDAPRQQLVPLLADSLPAVRRTGSASFFSYRIRPQATWDDGQPILAADVAFSLRAMRCPGLPNERMQAQYGFIRDITISATDPRRFTLVCAPYAPDYRMLSGDFAILPEHLLDSAHTLRLLPLTDIDSVAAARPAVAAVIQRLATAGLERSPGRYGSGPYQLKTWQTGQQLTLQRKRPWWGDALQATVPQLTAHPEQIRFQIIPDQTAALLALRRQEIDVYAGIPPADFARLRQSAADTLRLGLYTPDSYEMVTAGFNTRRPVLRQALTRQAISSLFDVEGILNGALHQQGYASVSMISPQQPSFYNDSLPADTFNPAAAIAYLQQAGWRRRPDGSWWQAGPDGKPMALGFTIAYRAGNAAYEFIALQVRTAAARLGIAVQLRPAESAQLTQQLQAGEFDVYLRSVVGNPFAHNFIPLLHSASTGTAGGNYTGFGSPASDRLLEQLAAAEDTLSKRKLLRQFQRVLQRERPLRVLYFMRNPIAVSKRFTNLGLSSLSPGYEVAGFVEQPKL from the coding sequence ATGCTTGGATTGTGGTTCCGCTCGGCGTTGCTGGTTTTACTGCTTGGTGCCTGTAAGCCGACTCCTCCTCCTGCGGCCCAGGTGCGTATCCGCTGGCCCCGTGACCCGGAGTCGTTGCATCCGCACATGCTGGCCAATGCTGTGGCCGTTCAGGCCATCAACCTCACGTACCAGAGTTTGCTAGCCGTTGATGCTCCCCGGCAGCAACTCGTTCCTTTGTTAGCCGATTCGTTGCCCGCGGTGCGGCGCACCGGGTCGGCTTCCTTTTTCTCCTACCGCATCCGCCCCCAGGCTACCTGGGACGACGGGCAGCCTATACTGGCGGCCGATGTAGCATTCAGCCTGCGCGCTATGCGCTGCCCCGGCTTGCCCAACGAGCGGATGCAGGCCCAGTACGGCTTTATTCGGGACATTACGATTTCAGCAACAGACCCGCGTCGCTTTACGCTGGTGTGCGCCCCATATGCCCCGGACTATCGGATGCTGTCCGGGGATTTTGCCATTCTTCCCGAGCACCTGCTTGATTCTGCCCACACGCTGCGCCTGCTTCCGCTGACTGACATCGATTCCGTGGCAGCCGCGCGGCCGGCCGTGGCGGCTGTCATTCAGCGGCTGGCCACGGCCGGCCTCGAACGCTCGCCCGGCCGGTATGGCAGCGGCCCTTATCAGCTGAAAACCTGGCAAACCGGCCAGCAGCTGACCTTGCAACGCAAGCGCCCGTGGTGGGGAGACGCCCTACAGGCCACGGTGCCCCAACTCACTGCCCACCCCGAACAGATTCGCTTTCAGATAATACCCGACCAAACCGCCGCCTTGCTGGCTTTGCGCCGCCAGGAGATAGACGTGTACGCCGGAATTCCGCCGGCCGATTTTGCCCGCCTCCGCCAGTCAGCCGCCGATACCTTGCGCCTGGGCTTGTACACGCCCGACTCCTATGAGATGGTAACGGCCGGCTTCAACACGCGGCGGCCGGTTTTGCGGCAGGCTCTCACCCGGCAGGCCATCAGCAGCTTGTTTGATGTAGAGGGTATTTTAAATGGCGCGCTGCATCAGCAAGGGTATGCCAGCGTGAGCATGATCAGCCCGCAACAACCCAGTTTTTACAACGACAGCCTGCCAGCAGACACCTTCAACCCAGCGGCCGCTATAGCCTACCTGCAGCAGGCTGGCTGGCGCCGCCGCCCCGATGGGTCCTGGTGGCAGGCAGGCCCCGACGGCAAGCCTATGGCGTTGGGCTTCACTATTGCTTACCGGGCCGGCAATGCCGCCTACGAATTTATTGCGCTGCAGGTCCGTACAGCCGCCGCACGCCTGGGTATTGCGGTTCAGTTGCGGCCAGCAGAAAGCGCCCAGCTCACGCAGCAGCTGCAAGCCGGTGAATTTGACGTGTACCTGCGCTCTGTGGTAGGCAACCCGTTTGCGCATAACTTTATTCCCCTGCTGCATTCGGCCAGCACTGGCACGGCTGGCGGCAACTACACCGGTTTCGGCTCCCCGGCATCCGACCGGCTGCTCGAACAACTGGCGGCGGCCGAGGACACACTCAGCAAGCGCAAGCTCCTGCGCCAGTTCCAACGCGTGCTGCAGCGGGAGCGGCCATTGCGGGTGCTGTACTTCATGCGCAACCCCATAGCCGTGTCGAAGCGGTTTACCAATTTGGGCCTGTCGAGCTTGTCGCCGGGCTACGAGGTAGCGGGGTTTGTGGAGCAGCCGAAGCTTTAG
- a CDS encoding LytTR family DNA-binding domain-containing protein: MPVPAAPLRCLIVDDDPLAVQIVENCIVNTPFLQAVGHYNSSVEAAEFLRTSPVDVLFLDVEMPLMSGIELLRALPSPPLVVLITSSKEYAVEAFEFSVVDYLVKPISYARFLKAAQKALDQFTNNAPEPGAADSSEFTFVKVDNKLVKVLFDEVRYVEALGDYVHIVTGQSKLIVYSTMRAVEEKFPPALFVRVHRSFIVGMKWIQAIEDNAINIDHKLIPIGQTYMRDVTQRLNKF; the protein is encoded by the coding sequence ATGCCCGTACCCGCTGCTCCTCTCCGCTGCCTTATCGTTGATGATGACCCGCTGGCGGTGCAGATTGTCGAGAATTGCATTGTCAATACGCCGTTTCTGCAGGCTGTGGGGCACTATAACAGTTCGGTGGAGGCCGCTGAGTTCCTGCGCACCTCTCCCGTGGATGTGCTGTTTCTGGACGTGGAAATGCCGTTGATGTCGGGTATCGAGCTGCTGCGGGCCCTGCCCAGCCCGCCCCTCGTAGTGCTTATCACGTCCAGCAAGGAGTATGCGGTAGAGGCGTTTGAGTTTTCGGTGGTCGACTATCTGGTGAAGCCCATCAGCTACGCCCGCTTCCTGAAAGCCGCTCAGAAAGCCCTCGACCAGTTTACCAACAACGCCCCGGAACCGGGTGCCGCCGACTCAAGCGAGTTCACCTTCGTGAAGGTAGACAACAAGCTGGTGAAGGTGCTCTTCGACGAAGTGCGCTACGTGGAGGCCCTGGGCGACTACGTGCACATCGTTACGGGCCAGAGCAAGCTCATCGTGTACAGCACCATGCGGGCCGTTGAAGAGAAGTTTCCGCCGGCGCTGTTCGTGCGCGTGCACCGCTCCTTTATCGTGGGCATGAAGTGGATTCAGGCCATTGAAGACAACGCCATCAACATCGACCATAAGCTGATTCCCATCGGTCAGACGTACATGCGCGACGTCACGCAGCGCCTCAACAAGTTCTGA
- a CDS encoding response regulator, whose amino-acid sequence MGLLLTEWSARLIGPAQQYLLPPAGSRHLAASFFAHTPLVLHLPAAFWPTVWVGALLILSLMVVGYGLLRAARRREQQLKQTLLQRAIELAEAHASAEASQRAKTRFLADMSHEVRTPLNAVMGLSHLLRQSPLTPGQLQDLTALQGASHTLLTLFNDLLDGSRADAGQPDPTATPFHLPTILQPFEPPLRVLVAEDNGLNQLVARRTLEAWNVEVTVTANGRLAVEAALHQPFNVVLMDVNMPEMDGYEATRELRRHFPDARQLPILGLTAAILPEDRALALAAGMNDALPKPFEPAALHAALARCTDRATAAGPPEHAALSPAGPPETELRPDWSILEELAGTNTTFMVRVLETFLREAPRQVAALLAASQSSDLPQLAREAHKLKGQVAYFGLHSLTRNLEQLEISAKADNPEAVRTVELIEQQFRQVLPLVQARHDELAASV is encoded by the coding sequence ATGGGGCTTTTGCTAACCGAATGGAGTGCCCGCTTGATTGGCCCCGCCCAGCAGTACCTGTTGCCGCCGGCCGGCAGCAGGCATCTGGCGGCGTCATTTTTCGCTCATACGCCCTTGGTTTTGCACCTTCCCGCTGCTTTTTGGCCTACTGTCTGGGTTGGGGCGCTGCTGATTCTGAGTTTAATGGTGGTTGGCTACGGTCTGCTGCGGGCGGCGCGGCGGCGCGAGCAGCAGCTGAAACAAACGCTGCTGCAGCGCGCTATCGAACTGGCCGAAGCACACGCTTCGGCAGAAGCTTCCCAGAGGGCCAAGACCCGGTTTCTGGCCGATATGAGCCACGAAGTTCGCACGCCGCTGAACGCCGTGATGGGCCTCTCTCACCTGCTGCGGCAAAGCCCGCTGACGCCCGGGCAGCTGCAGGACCTTACCGCGCTACAGGGAGCTTCTCATACGTTGCTCACGCTGTTCAACGACCTGCTCGACGGCTCCCGAGCTGATGCCGGCCAGCCGGATCCGACGGCCACGCCGTTTCACCTGCCCACGATATTGCAGCCATTTGAGCCGCCTCTGCGGGTACTGGTAGCCGAAGACAACGGCCTCAACCAACTGGTAGCCCGCCGAACCCTCGAAGCCTGGAATGTGGAGGTGACGGTGACGGCCAACGGCCGCCTAGCCGTGGAGGCAGCCCTGCACCAGCCCTTCAATGTGGTGCTGATGGACGTGAACATGCCCGAAATGGATGGCTATGAGGCTACCCGGGAGCTGCGTCGTCACTTCCCGGATGCTCGACAGCTGCCCATCCTCGGCCTTACGGCAGCTATTTTGCCCGAGGACCGCGCTTTGGCCCTGGCTGCTGGCATGAACGACGCCCTGCCCAAGCCCTTCGAGCCGGCTGCGCTCCACGCCGCGCTGGCTCGCTGCACCGACCGGGCCACTGCGGCCGGGCCGCCGGAGCACGCCGCCTTATCCCCTGCCGGGCCGCCTGAAACCGAGCTACGCCCCGACTGGAGTATCCTGGAAGAGCTGGCGGGCACCAATACCACCTTTATGGTGCGGGTGCTGGAAACGTTTCTCCGGGAGGCGCCCCGGCAGGTGGCGGCGCTGCTGGCGGCCTCCCAGAGTTCCGACCTGCCGCAACTGGCCCGCGAAGCCCACAAACTGAAAGGCCAGGTGGCCTATTTCGGCCTGCATAGCCTCACGCGTAACCTGGAGCAGCTGGAAATTTCGGCCAAAGCCGATAACCCGGAGGCCGTGCGCACAGTTGAGCTTATCGAGCAACAGTTTCGGCAGGTGCTACCGCTTGTTCAGGCCCGCCACGACGAACTGGCGGCCTCAGTCTGA
- a CDS encoding DinB family protein, protein MSASPTRTTEFLDQLEKSIRRAQEVNNARFRQLDIQELNRRPHPGKWSVGQCLEHLNIMGGHYLPDMMRRVRLARQRGSRPAEQVKHGYFGSKLVEAMRTPASEKPLQTPQQFAPSGSRLPRTVVEVFGRQLDELLRIIAVAREINANRVRIPNPVFPLLRIRLTDQLEALVLHLDRHLLQAEQVLNTKPAAGSARPATFETE, encoded by the coding sequence ATGTCTGCCTCGCCCACCCGCACTACCGAATTTCTCGACCAGCTGGAAAAAAGCATCCGCCGCGCCCAGGAAGTAAATAACGCGCGTTTTCGCCAACTCGACATCCAGGAGCTGAACCGCCGCCCGCACCCCGGGAAGTGGAGCGTGGGACAGTGCCTGGAGCACCTCAACATTATGGGCGGCCACTACCTGCCCGATATGATGCGGCGCGTGCGCCTGGCCCGCCAGCGCGGCAGCCGCCCCGCCGAGCAGGTAAAACACGGCTACTTCGGCAGCAAGCTGGTGGAGGCTATGCGTACGCCCGCCAGCGAAAAGCCCCTGCAAACCCCGCAGCAGTTCGCGCCCAGCGGCTCCCGACTGCCGCGCACCGTGGTAGAGGTGTTTGGCCGGCAGCTTGATGAGCTGCTGCGTATTATTGCCGTGGCCCGCGAAATCAACGCCAACCGGGTGCGCATCCCCAACCCCGTGTTTCCACTGCTGCGCATCCGCCTCACCGACCAGCTGGAGGCGCTGGTGCTGCACCTGGACCGCCACCTGCTGCAGGCCGAGCAGGTGCTGAACACCAAGCCTGCCGCCGGCTCGGCCCGGCCCGCCACCTTCGAAACCGAATAA